The genome window ACCCACGACATCCCAGAGCCCGCCGTATCCGAACGGCGAGCTGCCGTTGTCTCCTAATTACTCGCACGAGGGATCCTCGCCGGGGTACCCGACGAGCCCTTACTACGTACCCAGGAGCCCTCAGAGCGCCCAGTTTTATCCCACCAGCCCGGAACCGTCCGCTAAACAGCCGgttaaaagagagaagagcCTCGATCTATTGGCTATTCTTCAGGAATCCAGGTAAATGTCAATAGGCAATTTAATTGTTGTATAATTTCACGAGAGACCGTCCAAGATTCTGTTGTTTATCGCGTTCCGTCGTTCTCTCCATTCCTAGTTTTGTAACGGGGATCGAATCGCAATTTTTGCATGATTACAGACTCTTAGCCGAGAGCTTGGGTTACCGCGAGGACTCAACCGACTGCACGGTACCTTGTACCCCGCCTCGAAGCGAGGAGGATATCTATAACAGCCTCGACGCCGATTTTCTGCCGAAAAAGGAGGACGCTGGCGTGCAGGGACATCCGTTGCTCAAGGAGATCCTTTTCAAAGAGGAACCGCGATCCGTTTCGAGCAGCAACGGCTCGTCGCCGTCCTCTTTGTCCTCTTCATCCTCGCCCAGTCCCTCGAGCGACTTTGAGGGTGGTTCGACGTTGCACGAGCTTCTTTTCAAGGGTACGGTTCTTCATAAGGACCTGGCGGGAATCGCCAAGACGAGCCAGCCCAAGGTGGAGCGAGAATCGCGGGAAGAGCTCGCGAATCCTCTGCGAAAGGAGGAAGAGCTTTTCAAGGACGGCCAGAAGAGCGATCATCAGTTGTTGCGGGAAGTGCTGAGGGACACGAGTTTCCAGAGGAAGTACAATCTAAGACCCGTCGATCTCGGCGGCGTCGGCACTGGCTTCGTCGAAGACATGGAAGCGGGAGAATGCGTCGGCGACCTCGCCCGCGAGCAGCTCGAGCCGGTCCTCAGCCTGGCCATCCAGCAACTGCAGAAAGACTTTGACAACACCTGCGTGGCACTCGGCATTCACCCAGGTAAAGTCGGCTCTTTTCTACCTACGATCGCGTagttgacaatttttttttttctttatgaaaaaaaagtagctttaaaaaaacttgtaaaaaattaagtgtCTTCGTAAACTTGTGCGagttaatttgatttattgagatgtaaaaaaaaaaaaaaaaaaaaaaaaacaatgatcCTCTTTTCCATACGCAATAATAAATGCCAGATAATGAAATAAAGCGTTGCATTAATAAAAGgtgtaatataaaatcatacgtattattattatcgatattatcTCTCTAGagattaattgcaaataatagAGAGTAAATGCGTATATCCTTATATAAGCACGGAATTTCTATAATAGTCGCCGTGACAATGGCTGCAATCACGtgcgcgttaattattatcattatcaacCTTACGGTAATCAtcgagtaaaatttattcccgCGTTTTCCATGCAAGGTTTTATCATTACATCTTTTATTGCGATTATCTCGACAATGTAACTCGCAAGAGTTAGCAATTATCGATCACGTTTATCACGTAAGAGGTTGCAATGCTCGTCGTCGGGTAACTTACAAAAGTACTAAAAATCGAGCGCATCTTTTTCCTGAATCTGTCTCTCGAGCTTCTCCCACGAATTGTGATTTTGATGCAAAACCTAAGATTCGTTTGTATCTCGCTCCTTTATCTGTaaactctctttctcttcgtaaTCAAATAGCGTGGAAATTCACTCCGTGCCATTCGATGATGTATGGACGACATGATTACGAACGAGCCATCAGAAATTCCGACGCGCACTTGGATTTTCTCGGTTAAGTATCGGCTAGCCTCGTTCCGTTAGACCTTCTCGTTACCTTGCCGCGGGCTGTAATTTCAACGTCGTCTTCGTTATCATCGTCGTGTGCAACTGGTTCAT of Cardiocondyla obscurior isolate alpha-2009 linkage group LG15, Cobs3.1, whole genome shotgun sequence contains these proteins:
- the Ets98b gene encoding DNA-binding protein D-ETS-4 isoform X2, with the protein product MVYGGGFDMVETMPQTVPTAAGYSPSFDYSTFQFDLSLLPDDYSLTGGQACLKTSQIKQEARSPRSGSPTTSQSPPYPNGELPLSPNYSHEGSSPGYPTSPYYVPRSPQSAQFYPTSPEPSAKQPVKREKSLDLLAILQESRLLAESLGYREDSTDCTVPCTPPRSEEDIYNSLDADFLPKKEDAGVQGHPLLKEILFKEEPRSVSSSNGSSPSSLSSSSSPSPSSDFEGGSTLHELLFKGTVLHKDLAGIAKTSQPKVERESREELANPLRKEEELFKDGQKSDHQLLREVLRDTSFQRKYNLRPVDLGGVGTGFVEDMEAGECVGDLAREQLEPVLSLAIQQLQKDFDNTCVALGIHPEPRRWSAADVAAWVQWARRQLQLPSVPMESFNVDGATLASLTEEEFCQRAPQCGSMLHAQLEIWKAAVEESPRNTLAASWSPAGVVQSPNGAVTPTVGNTTAVSLKESPCAMDFSDGMYLDTYFNYFSRETVDSVTKIITYTCLIFLPGSVLEN
- the Ets98b gene encoding DNA-binding protein D-ETS-4 isoform X1, whose amino-acid sequence is MPQTVPTAAGYSPSFDYSTFQFDLSLLPDDYSLTGGQACLKTSQIKQEARSPRSGSPTTSQSPPYPNGELPLSPNYSHEGSSPGYPTSPYYVPRSPQSAQFYPTSPEPSAKQPVKREKSLDLLAILQESRLLAESLGYREDSTDCTVPCTPPRSEEDIYNSLDADFLPKKEDAGVQGHPLLKEILFKEEPRSVSSSNGSSPSSLSSSSSPSPSSDFEGGSTLHELLFKGTVLHKDLAGIAKTSQPKVERESREELANPLRKEEELFKDGQKSDHQLLREVLRDTSFQRKYNLRPVDLGGVGTGFVEDMEAGECVGDLAREQLEPVLSLAIQQLQKDFDNTCVALGIHPEPRRWSAADVAAWVQWARRQLQLPSVPMESFNVDGATLASLTEEEFCQRAPQCGSMLHAQLEIWKAAVEESPRNTLAASWSPAGVVQSPNGAVTPTVGNTTAVSLKESPCAMDFSDDEDDDCASAQSGNNGGNGGGKMRNGGSHIHLWQFLKELLQSPGVHGSCIRWLDRSKGVFKIEDSVRVARLWGKRKNRPAMNYDKLSRSIRQYYKKGIMKKTERSQRLVYQFCHPYCL